Genomic DNA from Phaeobacter porticola:
CATGAGAGCCTGCAAAAAGCACTGGCGTCGATGGAAACTGGGCTCACCGGCTTTGACGAGGTCGCTATTCCCGGCGCCGAAGATGGCACCGATGGCAAGGCTGCGGTGATCAAGGCGATCAGCAAACAAACCCCGGACCGGATGCGCACCATTGCCCAGGCAATGCGTCACGGCCTGTCCGACGAAGACATCCACGCGGTCACCAAATTTGATCCGTGGTTTCTGGCCCGTATCCGCGAAATCGTTGAGGCAGAGACAAAGATCCGCGCCGAAGGCCTGCCGCAGGACGAACATGGTCTGCGCGCGATCAAGATGCTGGGCTTTACCGACGCGCGTCTTGCCATGCTCACCGATCAGCGTGAAGGCGATATCCGCGCCGCCCGCCGTGCGCTGGGTGTCAATGCCGTATTCAAACGCATCGACACCTGTGCCGCCGAGTTTGAGGCGCAGACCCCCTATATGTATTCCACCTACGAGGCTCCAGCCTTTGGCGATGTGGAATGTGAAGCGCGCCCTTCGGACAAGAAAAAAGTCGTCATCCTCGGCGGCGGCCCGAATCGGATTGGTCAGGGGATCGAGTTTGACTATTGCTGCTGTCATGCCTGTTTTGCGCTGACGGACGCGGGTTATGAAACCATCATGATCAACTGTAACCCGGAAACAGTGTCGACTGACTATGACACCTCTGACCGGCTGTATTTCGAACCGCTGACGTTTGAACATGTGATGGAAATCCTGCGCGTGGAGCTGGAAAACGGCACCCTGCACGGCGTGATCGTACAGTTTGGTGGCCAGACCCCGCTGAAGCTGGCCAATGCGCTGGAACAGGAAGGCATCCCGATCCTCGGCACCTCGCCCGACGCGATCGATCTGGCCGAAGACCGCGAACGGTTCCAGGCGCTGGTCAACCAGCTGGGCCTCAAGCAGCCGCATAACGGCATTGCCTCCACAGATGCGCAAGCGCTTGAAATTGCGGAAGAGATCGGCTTCCCTCTGGTGATCCGCCCGTCTTACGTTCTGGGTGGCCGCGCGATGGAGATCGTGCGCGATATGGACCAGCTGAGGCGCTATATCGCCGAGGCGGTTGTGGTCTCCGGGGACAGTCCGGTTCTGCTCGACAGCTATCTCTCTGGCGCGGTGGAACTGGACGTAGACGCTATCTGCGACGGCACTGATGTGCATGTGGCAGGCATCATGCAGCATATTGAAGAAGCTGGCGTTCACTCTGGTGACAGCGCCTGCTCGCTGCCGCCCTATTCGCTGTCGAAAGAGGTAATTGCAGAGGTCAAAACCCAGACCAACGCATTAGCCAAGGCGCTCAACGTGGTCGGCCTGATGAACATCCAGTTCGCGGTTAAACCCGATGCCGACGGCAAGGATGTGATCTATCTGATCGAAGTGAACCCGCGCGCCTCGCGTACGGTTCCGTTTGTGGCGAAATCCACCGACAGCGCCATCGCCTCCATCGCCGCGCGTGTCATGGCGGGTGAGCCATTGTCGAATTTCCCGACGCGCGCGCCCTATGAGCCAGACGCAGGCTACGATGTGAACACACCAATGGCAGATCCGATGACGCTCGCGGACCCGGATATGCCCTGGTTCTCGGTCAAAGAGGCGGTGCTGCCCTTCGCCCGGTTCCCGGGTGTTGACACGCTGCTGGGGCCGGAGATGCGCTCCACCGGCGAGGTCATGGGCTGGGATCGCAGCTTTGCCCGCGCCTTCCTGAAGGCACAGATGGGCGCCGGGATGGTGCTGCCCTCCGAAGGGCGCGCGTTTATCTCGATCAAGGATGCTGACAAAGGCACGTTGATGCTGGAAGCTGCAAATATACTGGTTGAACAGGGCTTTACTCTGGTGGCCACGCGCGGCACCCAGAGCTGGCTAGAAGAGCACAATGTGCCCTGCGAGCTGGTCAACAAGGTCTATGAAGGGCGTCCACATGTTGTCGACATGCTAAAAGACGGCCATGTGCAGCTCTTGATGAACACCACCGAGGGTGCACAGGCGGTCGAGGACAGCAAAGAGATGCGCTCTGTCGCGCTATACGACAAGATCCCCTATTTCACCACGGCTGCGGGCTCCAACGCCGCCGCACGCGCGATCAAGGCACAGGCCGAGGGCGACGTCGAGGTGAAGAGCCTCCAGGGGTAAGGCATCTCAGTTTTCTTGACGGGTGGACCAATGAACGACAGGCCTCGGCGTATTGCCGGGGCCTGTCTTTTTATCGACATCAGAAATCGCGGCATCAACCCGAGCAGAGCAGGTCCGCAATGGCGCTGTGGTCATTCGACCGGCGTGATGTTGGCGGCTGGAACAGGATGAGAGCCTTACCTGTGTCACAGCAAAGATCCTGATAGGGGCGCACCAGTCGATGTGCCGCCAGCGCGTCAGCCACCAGGCTGTGATGCCCCATCAAAACGCCCGCGCCAGCCTCAGCCTCCTGCATCGCAAGACTGTAGAGAGAATAGCGCGGCCCGCCCTGAGCATCATCCAGCGCCACACCTGCGGCCGTGGCCCAATTTGACCAATCCAAAGCCCAGGATTGATCTTGTAACAATGCGACGTCATTCAAATCCCGAGGTGTATTCAGCTGCTCTGCCAAGCACGGTGCACAGACCGGATAGATCGTGTCAGATCCAAGGTTGATACACTCGGCATCGCTGCAATCGTGAGGCGCAAAGAATAGCGCGAAATCAAACAGTTCTCGCGCCAGGTTGGGTGGCGTTTCCAGAGCTGTAACTGAGATTTTCAAATCAGGCATCAGGCCCCGGAGCCGCCTCAGCCGCGACGGCAACCACAGCTGCGCAATGCACGGCAGCGTAGCGATATGCAGGGTCCGACTGGGACGCAAGCTGTGCAGGATCTGGGTTGCCGCACCCATTGCATCAAAAGCAGCGATAAAGCTGGGCAGCAATGCACGCCCTGCCGCCGTCAGCACCACCCCTTGTGGGTTGCGTCGAAAAAGCGGTGTACCGACCCAGCCCTCCAGAGCCTTGACCTGCTGTGACACCGCCCCCGCGCTAACACCAAGTTCATCAGCGGCGGCAACAAAACTCTGAAGCCGGGCGGCGGCCTCAAACGCCCGCATGGCGGTCATCGGTGGCCCTTTTGGTCTGCTCGGGGCAACTGCCATGATCGATCTCCTTCGGCGCCAAGGCTTAGGTTTTCTAACCCAAGTTTTAGCAAATCTGATTTGTCGCGCCACTCCGAATGATCGCAAACTGTCTTTAGACAAGGGAGAAAACCATGACTATTGCCCATAAAACCTGGCTTCCCGAGCCTTGCGCCCAGCGCGTCTCGCAGATCGAAGACGACATCGCCTCGGCCAGCTCAGATATATTACTAGGCCGGATCCAGCATCTGACCGAAACCAATCGTGTGATTCACGAAGAAGAGTGCTTCAACCTCAACCCTGCGACCAACGTCATGAACCCCAAGGCAGAGGCGCTTTTGGCGTCCGGGCTCGGCTCCCGCCCGTCGCTGGGGTATCCGGGTGATAAATACGAAATGGGACTGGAAGCGATTGAAGAGATAGAGGTGATTGCCGCACAGCTGGCCGGTGAGATCTTTGATGCAGATTATGCCGAAATTCGCGTCCCCTCCGGGGCCTTGGCCAATCTCTATGGGTTTATGGCGACCTGCCAACCGGGCGACACCATCATTGCACCGCCAGCCTCAATCGGGGGGCATGTGACCCACCATGCCACAGGCTGTGCCGGGTTGTATGGCTTGCGCTGTCTCGAAGCGCCAGTACTGGCAGATGGCTACACCGTGGATATGGGCGGGTTGCGGCAGCTGGCGCGACAGGAACGCCCCAAGTTGATCACAATTGGTGGTAGCCTCAATCTGTTTGAACATCCCGTCGCCGGGGTGCGCGCCATCGCGGATGAAGTGGGTGC
This window encodes:
- the carB gene encoding carbamoyl-phosphate synthase large subunit; translation: MPKRTDIQSIMIIGAGPIIIGQACEFDYSGAQACKALREEGYRVILVNSNPATIMTDPGLADATYIEPITPEVVAKIIEKERPDALLPTMGGQTGLNTALALEEMGVLAKFDVEMIGAKREAIEMAEDRKLFREAMDRLGLENPRATIITAPKKDNGNADLDAGVQMALDELEDIGLPAIIRPAFTLGGTGGGVAYNREDYIHFCRTGMDASPVNQILVDESLLGWKEYEMEVVRDTADNAIIVCSIENIDPMGVHTGDSITVAPALTLTDKEYQMMRSASIAVLREIGVETGGSNVQWAVNPADGRMVVIEMNPRVSRSSALASKATGFPIAKIAAKLAVGFTLDELDNDITGVTPASFEPTIDYVVTKIPRFAFEKFAGSEPYLTTAMKSVGETMAIGRTIHESLQKALASMETGLTGFDEVAIPGAEDGTDGKAAVIKAISKQTPDRMRTIAQAMRHGLSDEDIHAVTKFDPWFLARIREIVEAETKIRAEGLPQDEHGLRAIKMLGFTDARLAMLTDQREGDIRAARRALGVNAVFKRIDTCAAEFEAQTPYMYSTYEAPAFGDVECEARPSDKKKVVILGGGPNRIGQGIEFDYCCCHACFALTDAGYETIMINCNPETVSTDYDTSDRLYFEPLTFEHVMEILRVELENGTLHGVIVQFGGQTPLKLANALEQEGIPILGTSPDAIDLAEDRERFQALVNQLGLKQPHNGIASTDAQALEIAEEIGFPLVIRPSYVLGGRAMEIVRDMDQLRRYIAEAVVVSGDSPVLLDSYLSGAVELDVDAICDGTDVHVAGIMQHIEEAGVHSGDSACSLPPYSLSKEVIAEVKTQTNALAKALNVVGLMNIQFAVKPDADGKDVIYLIEVNPRASRTVPFVAKSTDSAIASIAARVMAGEPLSNFPTRAPYEPDAGYDVNTPMADPMTLADPDMPWFSVKEAVLPFARFPGVDTLLGPEMRSTGEVMGWDRSFARAFLKAQMGAGMVLPSEGRAFISIKDADKGTLMLEAANILVEQGFTLVATRGTQSWLEEHNVPCELVNKVYEGRPHVVDMLKDGHVQLLMNTTEGAQAVEDSKEMRSVALYDKIPYFTTAAGSNAAARAIKAQAEGDVEVKSLQG
- the glyA gene encoding serine hydroxymethyltransferase; amino-acid sequence: MTIAHKTWLPEPCAQRVSQIEDDIASASSDILLGRIQHLTETNRVIHEEECFNLNPATNVMNPKAEALLASGLGSRPSLGYPGDKYEMGLEAIEEIEVIAAQLAGEIFDADYAEIRVPSGALANLYGFMATCQPGDTIIAPPASIGGHVTHHATGCAGLYGLRCLEAPVLADGYTVDMGGLRQLARQERPKLITIGGSLNLFEHPVAGVRAIADEVGAKVMFDAAHQCGIIAGKAWSDPLAEGAHFMTMSTYKSLGGPAGGLIVTNDASMAKALDAIAFPGMTANFDVAKSAALAVTMLDWRDFGRAYAVEMIAMAQALSAALEGEGVKLFKTAEGVTNSHQFAVLAAPYGGGQAASKLLRKGGFLASGIGLPLESVAGDMNGLRLGTPELVRWGMTAKDAAPLASLIAQALQGKPVTAEVANWRRSFDRLHFVH
- a CDS encoding LysR substrate-binding domain-containing protein; translation: MAVAPSRPKGPPMTAMRAFEAAARLQSFVAAADELGVSAGAVSQQVKALEGWVGTPLFRRNPQGVVLTAAGRALLPSFIAAFDAMGAATQILHSLRPSRTLHIATLPCIAQLWLPSRLRRLRGLMPDLKISVTALETPPNLARELFDFALFFAPHDCSDAECINLGSDTIYPVCAPCLAEQLNTPRDLNDVALLQDQSWALDWSNWATAAGVALDDAQGGPRYSLYSLAMQEAEAGAGVLMGHHSLVADALAAHRLVRPYQDLCCDTGKALILFQPPTSRRSNDHSAIADLLCSG